Genomic segment of Vitis riparia cultivar Riparia Gloire de Montpellier isolate 1030 chromosome 19, EGFV_Vit.rip_1.0, whole genome shotgun sequence:
AAAGCCCATCCTCGTATAAGCAGCAAAGACATAAAATAAGACAATAAGACAACTGCTTGGTTGATGTGTTGATTAAATCTGATCACTCAAAAACGAAcccaagaaaatgaataaaacaaacACTAAGAAGTGCAACACCAAGATGAAAAGAAACAACAACAGTATAAACTGGAAAATTATTTCAGTCATAGAGCATATACTTTCATATTCACCCCAGTACTGCGCATCAAAAGCTTGCTTATGGTTGAATAATGTTCATGTGAAGGATCCAACAATATAAAAGAAGCCTCTGCAGCAAAAATTGCAGTTACAGAAGGAATTCTCTGCCATGGCTCTACTATTCCATTTTGCATGTATGTCAACAAAAGCCGTAGTTGCATTACATCCTTCCTCTTTTGGCACATCTGTAACAAATAGTTTGGACTGTTTATTATAAGTAACTTAAACACATATCAAATGCAGAAAGGGAAACTATGAACTAcaatatagtaataataataataataatactattaacaacaacaacaaaaagttATCTATGCCTAATTACTGAACACCATAGAACTCATTGGAATCCATTATCAGTGGCACTCCTATTGTTATAGTCCCTCCATTGCAATACCAAGAGAACAAACAATGGACTACTATCCTGCAGGATTCAACTTTTAGAGTTAACAACTGCAGAGTATTTGAAGCTGTTGAGTTTATCACATCTCAAAGCAAATGAGAATGATTCATCATCTACTTGAGATATCATGTCACTTACACATGCAGACATATGTAGGATAAAAATTGAACTCTACCTTTGAACTTTGATAATCACAGAAaccatgtttaattttttatggttttttttattagtagatgTTTCCACTTTCTGTTTTACATTGTGGGTAGCAGTGGCCTCTTTTTGGTAGGTAGATTTGGATGGGGGTTGTTTAACATTGACAAACGTAATGATGAACCAAACTTCTTGACATCTATATGTTAAAGACTGCCCTTTTATGTCACACAAAAGCTcataaacaaaaaccaaaatatacatGGTGAATTCTAAGACCTACTCAGTGGATGCATTTTCAAACACCCATACAGATGCAACATAATAATTCATTTCTTAGACAATGAAACAACTAAACATagtgaaaattttacaatacaAAACACAGACAACTTGCATCAGACAGTTATTTGATGGACAAAGAGCATTACCTCCAATGCATTCTTAAATCTCCCAAGAGTTTCATAACCCAATTTCCTTATCATGTCATCAGGTGAAGACAAGCTAACAAATGCAACTGCAAGCAAGCCTAACGCAGAGAACTCCACAGGTTCAATGTAACGCATTGACAGACTATGAATTGAAAAGTGCAAGATGAAAACAGGATCATATCGTGGTACATTTTCAACATGAGGAGGATATCCCTGCATAATCAGTTAAGTTATTTGAGAATTCTCTGCCACAGCCATCAAAAACATAAACCATTGATACAGTGTTCCAAAAGAGGATTGATGCACTAATGTAGTTAAAAAATCTGGAATGTACCTGGATCATATCCTTAACATTATCTGGGTGAACCTTGTTCAAGGATATGGGTCCATCAGATGCAGTTCTATTATAGGGAAAATATAGCACTGTGTTCACGCATAATTTGGGGTCAATGGGAAGGTTTTCTCTAAATTGACTTCTTTGGCGTTCTTCTACTGCTTCAGCATCAAGAATGTTGTTAGCTGAAATCTCCAACTCCTGCACTCGTTCTTTTCTTATTCTCAAAGCAGAACTTCCCCAGAGATAATCCATATCAGCAATACTTCCAGATTTTAATCTATCATTAGACTCAATCTCGTGCATGAGACTGTAAATTTCCAAATCAACTTCATTGAGCATTGCCCCATAAGAAGACAAAAGCAATGAGATTAGTTCTCTGGCATTtatgtcaatatttttttccaaatcagaACCATCCCAGTGGCCCTTGAAACAAAGGAGTAACCTGAGTAACTTAATAACTTCCAGCTGTTTCACACACAGATCTGATCTTTCAAAATTGTTATTACCATCAATAGTACCTTGATCAGTGCAAGTAAAGGTAAGTGATCTAAGAATGCTGGACATAGGCTTCGAAAACACACCAACCTGAGAGCAACCAGGTGATTTAGAGACAGATTGAATAGTGGGGGCAAATTGGGAGTGGGCAAGCAGCAGCTGAAGAAGTAAAACATGTGAAAATTTCCCTTCAGAAAGTGAAGTTAGGACACTTCGGAGCTTTTTCAACGTTGTAGCATCCTCAAACCTATGAAGAAGAGACAATCTTGTGAGTTTCTCCAGGAAGGGAAGAGAATGAAGTTGGATAAGACTATTATGCATTTCTCTGGCTAATTCAAGAACATTTCTCAAAATAAAGACTTCCAAGAACTTGAACAAGGGCAAACAGTCTGTGTCTGTCACTTTTCCAGAATTATCAGAGACACAGGAGAATCTCTCAACAATCTTCTGCCAAGTATTCACCAAGATGTTGATCAACCGGATCCTTGATGAGTCCTCTCTATTTAATCCCATTTCCAAAGGAGTATCCTCCACAGGTCCATCTGACTCTTTGGACAGAGACTTAACCTGGCAATCCCCTGGAAATAACAGCATCCTACATAAAGATATCTTTGCAACAACTCTATTAACAAAGTTTAATGACTGGTTAAGTGAATAAGAATCAATTTCACTAACATCACAGTCTAGCATTCCATCCTGTCCAGAGCATGGGAAAATGACATCAAATAGCTTGAATcgcttcttctttttcattgaaTGCCCACTGAAGGCAAAGTAAAACCACAACATATGAATTGATTTTCCCAGAAGACTACTGTTAACGAGATTGGAAAGGTCCTCAGTGGATGAAGGTAAGAATTCACCATCTTCAATCTGAAATATGCTTCTTGACACAAAGCCCTTCCAGTCAAGGAAACCATCCAGGAGAATCCTTGAATATAAAGAAGGTATACCTTTAAAACATGTGTAGTACTGCTTCCCAAATTTCAAGGAAGTTGATTTCAAGTATGACAACGCAGCAGGGAGAAGCATCATAAAGCCTTCATCTGAAGGAGTTTCCACCACATTGTCCTTATGCGGCAAACCTTTGTTAAGAAGACCTGAAAATAAGTGCCCAAAGACTGACGAATGCAGGGGACTCACTTCAATaagaagaaataataatttagcTCTGATCATGCTTGGCCTGTTTATGCAATGCGAAATAATTTTTACAGGAGTACTCACTATCACCCTTGATGATACCAAACtcaatggaagaagaaaacTCTGATGCTGCTCAAATTTCTGCCTGTACATTACTTTAACAGCTTTCAGCAAACATACATCTGCAAACTCTAGTTTGAAACATGTGGCAAACTCTAATGCCttcatataaattttctcaaaaacaatAATGTCGAaacttttttcttccatttcccAAAACAAATCGAATTGTACTTTCTTTGTAATTGGATGCTGAAAATAACTAGATAACATGTCAAAAGCACCACTGGCAATGCAAAATACAACAGAGAGTGCAGACATATTGTCAAATTCCCCAGTTGTCAGGTCATTCAGATCAACTCTACTAAACATCCAATACGCTAACTCAAACAGCTTGAAGGGTGATATAAAATGACTCAAAATATGTGAAGCATAAAATGCCTGGAGAAAGGGCACAAAATTTTTGGTCCTGATACACACATCAAACCTGCTCCTGAGTTCCAGGAGTAGTCTCTGTAACAGGGCTTTGAAAACCTTTACAAGTTGTTTCTTTGCACTGTCATCAACTTTAGATATAGGATTCTGGCCATCACATAGAGCTACCAGATAATCAGAAGTGCTTATCAACAAGTTCAAGACATGATGGTCCATTTTATGAACTGAATGTTTGGATGATCTAAGAAAAGTCTCCAAACTGTCTCCAATAGTTCCTTTTGTTGATTCCTCATGACAGCTCAAAGGACAAGACAATGACACCATAACTGCAGGATGACAGAAGATGATTTCAGCCACTTCTTGAACTGTAGAGAAAGGAACTCCAATAGTTGTTGAACAATCAGAATCAGGTCTCAGAACCAATAGTTCATCCAGCATTCGTTTCACAAGAATGAAGCAAACTTCAAAAAGATGTTCCAGTTCACCTAATGGCCTTATTCTATAGTATGATCGTATCTGATGGATCCAGAATAGCACATGGCGAAGAGAAAGAATGAGGTAATCAGTGGTCTGTTCAGATAGTTTAGCTAGAAGCAACTGTTGTACTTTAGAGGGCTCCAATAAATATGGACCATCAATGTTCATAATTGCAGGAAACAACACATGAAAAGGTGCCTGCTGCAGAAAGAGACTAAATGCAACAGAAGCAGACTCACTTAAACCAAAATCTGTCTTAGGAAATATTTCCTCGGCAAACAAGGAATGGCTAGGAATCCTGCAATTATCATCGCCTTTGCCTTTGGAGTGTATCATCAATCCAACTCTTTGCAGACCAGAAAAGAATATATCAGGCCATAACTTAGAAGCCCTGGCTAGAAGACTCCGATCATGAAAAGATATAGATGACAAAAGTGCAAAAGGAACTCCTTGAAGGTCCTGTGAAACAGTAATAACTGATGGaaaattctttaatatatcATCAGGTGTTGTACCAACAATTGAGGAAGAGAACATTTTAGCTATTCCAGTTAATCCACTATCATGCCCACTCCTAACAATTCTTTGCACTTCAGCAAGTGTATCATTAAAAGAACTGTCAGTATGCCTAGCTTTTTCATCAATAGAAAAAATGCAATAATGTCGTTGGTGTGATATGTCTTGTGAAAAGAGCAATAGATTCTTCAACGGCCTCCACTCCATGGAATCCAGACATTGATCTTCAAGTCTTTCAGATAAAACTAAATCAAGGAGAGAAGATAACAATCCAGGatctacctatcaaaaaattcagttattttattatattatataccaAAAACCTGTCACAGAAAGCTAAATGCTTAAAGTTTACCTGAGTTTGCAGGAGATAGGTTAATGTGTTGGACACATACAATGATATAATTGATTTCTCAGCTAGCGTAAAGGTTCCAGATCCAGACTTGAGCACCCTTTGACACTTCTCTAGGACACAGATGATGAGAGGGCTGAAATGAGGTGATACATCTGCCACACATTTTAtgcaaaaaattagagaaaagaaagaggaaaatgtaagggaatTACTTGGTAGCAATAATGAAAAAAGTTTCTCatcaaaaataatgaaaaaagttCTTTCAGATTCCCATTTGCAAAAATGGAAACAATGAACATGCTCGGTTTTGGATCATTTTTAAGCATTAAACtgattgtatttttaaaataagaaacagcatttttaatgttttctatAAATGGTCCATTTTCAGGAAATGTATTTGAAAGCAATTTTTTAGAATGTGCTGCTAAACACATCCCATGCACAATTTAATTGTTGCTGTTTTggaaaacagaaaacagttcaTTTCCACCACCAAACTGCCCCTAGTTCTTTCCACTTACCTATTCCAATTGAATGAGCAtggaagtttttaaaattaatagttgCATGGTGATACCAAGGACCACACATTCGTTTCAAAGCTGGATTTAAGGATTGAGTGCTGTTGAAATAAAACCTAGCAGAATCATTGACAAAGTAGCTAGCAGAAGggacaaaataaataagttgaCTGTAGTATTACTTAGACTGAGACAAACAATCTAATACAAATGCAAACCAGAAGAAAGAATTCATAAGTTAGATAAGAAATATTAATCAAAAGGGCCAAAGCCTTCTTCATGATGAGagttaaaaaatcaaaaccacATGTTTCCAACTAATCAAGTTTACCTCTAGACTAGGAAGTCAAGACCCTTACTTTGTCCAATAGACTTGATCAATTTAGTTTTCATCATGCCAAATGCAAGTAAGCTTTGGACAATAAATTGTGTTAGCTTGGTATCAAAGCCTTTGTTTTAGGGAGATCATGAGTTCAAATCTCACtgcttgtttattttcctcatttattGAGCCCAACAAGCACAAAGAAGGATGCCCATGAGGCGGGGTGTTAGGGATTAGTCCAAATCAGCACATGCATTATTGACTCACCATTACCTAACAACTTAGGTTATTAAATAATAGGCCCACAATGTATACCAGGCTAACAATTTGAACAGCTCAAACCAGAGTGCAGCAAAGATATGGAGGGAGcattacaaaatattaattgcACTCCATGGATATAAACTTAATCCATGAAAATAATACAAGTAACAAGAATAGTATAATAAGATGAAATCAATTACCTTTAATGCCTTTTAAATGGGAGATATGGAGCCTCATAAGATCCCAatatttgaatgagttatttcCAATGGTGGAAACAGCATCACAAAAGAACGAGATAACAGCTGTCGACAAGGATTGGAAAACTTCTACGCCTTGGGTGTCAACAGATGACTTACTAGCTCTACCATAGCCAGGTAGAAATAAGAACCATGCACCTAATTCAGATATGTTAGAATCAAATACACCGGTACTGAACATGGCTGCAAGTGCCAGATAAAATGCTTGCTCTCTTATATCTCGGGTTGATGAAAAAATCAATAAGTCGATAAATGGCTGCAGATGTTTGTACATAAGTGCCGGGACTCTTATGGGAATCTCACTCTTAGGAGACCGTCCAATATATTCTATTAGAAGGGACAATACAGACTGCTGCACATCAATTGATAACGCTGAACTGTTACCGAGGAGATTTATGAAGAAATCAAATGATCCCTCCAACACAGTAGGCATAATTCGCTGCAAGATAAGAAACTTAATGATTATAAGGGTTAATCATCAGGAACATTTTTACTGTTAGACTAAAATTTCAATAGAATCATCAAACTCCATGTTTCAAGTAAACTACAATATTAGTTGGCACTATGATTTATAGAACCCAGGTTTCCATTTGGTGCTGTAGAATTAAGTGAATCATTGCCAGAGGCTCAAGAGATCTGAGCTGCATAAAATGCAATCACAGGCACTGCAACAGAGGATAATTTGGTGCAATAAGAACAATATACAACCTAATGCTAGTAAGAGAAAAGTGAAGAACTAAAGCTCAAACAAGTAGAAAGTTCATAATATTTTCTGGGTACCCCTATAAtccaagaagagaaaagaattaTCAAAAAGGGTTCCCAATCACTCAAAAGAATGGGAAATGAACAGAAAAGTGAAGAGAATGCAAACATACACCAAAACCTGACAAGTATTTAGCATGCCATTATCCAGCCTTGAGGTTATTGCTATGTCAATGACCCCACAGGGAAAAGGCCCAGGAAAACTCGATATaaacccaaattaaataatgttatttattcaaaatgattgattattatatttttatgcaaGGCATTAATTTGGGTATCAATGATTGTTACAAATGTTAATTCAAAAGCTTAAACTATTAGATGATAGGCCCACAATTTATACCTGGTTCACACCCCCCCATCTCTCACATGTGACCCTATACCCACATGTGGTACAGATTGGATTACAAATAAACAGATGGAGGAATAAAGGAACAAAGAGACTCAAACTTGACACCTCTGGCTAACTAAAACTTTGATGGCATATTAGGCTATCAATTTGACCCACAAACTCAAGTTATTAGTTAATGGTCCCAAAATGTATACCAAGCTAACAACGAATATAGAGTATCAAATAAAGAAATCATGATAAGTCCAAAATGGTATCTGAtccaaaaagagagagagagagagagtccaAAATGGTAATGTAATTAAGTCCATGCAAGTATGTGTGCAACACAAAAAAGTGTCATTTTTATCAAGcactaaaaatttgaatatttaggACAAGTCCTCTGGTTGTCCTGGATTGAACAATTCACAACACAATTTAGCAATTTTTCTGCGTCTTTAGATCATTATCCAGATTACCAGTACATGACACAAGGATTACTCCCATCTGGAAAACAGCCTAATCAGGACTGTGCCAATTTCAAGAATTACTTCTTTCTCACCTAAGTGATCAAACAAACATGAAGAGTTCCCCTTCCATACCCAAGTTGTAAAGGTAATATAAAATTGACATTGACATTTGTAGGTCTAACATCTCTATATATACAAGAAACAACCATTTCATTGTATtgaaataataagtaaaaagagGATGAGAATTCCTTCAACAAGTACAAACACCTCTATACAAAGTCTGATTAAAAAGATGTGTGTAGTTTCAAAAAAAAGGAGAGGGAGGAGAAGCTTTTAATTCTCTCATGAAGGGAGGCATGAACCTTATCGTAGGACATAAGTATCATAATTGATTGCAccaatgtaaaataaaagaaaaaagggaaacacGATTAAAAAGAACAAGGGAAAACTGTCCAAGAACTTTCCTATAAAAAGAAGTACATTTCACTAAGTCTAAATCCAAGAAACTCAAGTAATTATATCTGGTGAAAATTGTGTTTCTGCTACCCTCATCCACCAATCTACTTTAGACATaaactattaattttatttctttaacaAGCAATTTAAAGGTTATTAGAAGGCACATTTGACATTAATCATTGATGCAAAAGTTTGAGGGACCTGAGGGCTGCTAATTCACAAAGGATCTCACATTCAACCGTCCACTTGACATAGACCTTATTTGGTTTGATAATGAGGCAAATACTTTCAGACATAAGTAAAGACCCTAGGATTGAGGCCAATGCTTAATGAGAGCCTTGTGCTTCAGGGTGTGAGTATCAGTTTAAGCTTCATGGTTACACCTCAAGCATTTTCCTGCCCTCACATCATTGCAAGTGTTGAGAGGTGAGACTTGAAATGCTCTAAACTCTGATTGCTCCATTTGTGTTCCCCAAATACTATTGACTTGGTTGACTCAGGGAACCCAATCTAAAGGTCACAACAGCAATACTTTACAAGAACATGATAATGCAGAAATCCTATTATCCAGAAATGCATTAATTCAAAGAATTGGAACTTACAGCATAAATTTTGAGAGCATCAAGCAACTTAGAATGGAAGCATGTCTCCACATCCCTTAATGCAATACCAGCCATGGAGGATGGTTGCAAACCCCAGATTTTTGCAATAATCTTTACATTATCCTTCCCACTATCCATGTCATCTGCAGTAAATGTATCAAGAGCCTTTTCACCTCCATGAAAAGCAATATCCAGACCAGAACTTATCCCACTGACAATGATATCTGtgtcttcattcaaaacatctgttttcaatttctttctatcatttcttctatgtacattaaaattttcagaatttccttttcttttcaaacccAACTCTTGAATTCTGGATTGACTACTTAGTGAAGAAAGTAGTGTCAATAGAACTTGAGGATCAGGGAGCAACATTCGAACTTCATTCTCAATTTCTTGCTTTAAAGGTGCCAGTCTATGCATCATTCGATTGCTGGAACAAGAAGTATGGTTAATAGCACTTACGAAGGAGTCCAAGAACTTCAGTTCCTCCAAGAGAAGCCTTAAAGTTCCATGCTTCACAAAAACATTAGGGTGAAGTAACCCCTTATTGACAACCAATCGGCTGAATGGACGACAACAAATGCATTTCATAATACTCTGCACATCTGAACTATCAAAGGATGGCAGATCTAGAGACTCGGAATTGATGAAATTGAAAGGAAGGCCAATACCAACTGAGGAAACCAAATCTGCAGCCAGAGAAACAGCAGCAAACCTGCAAGTACTTCAGTCACCATGCACACTTACAGAAAGAGATGAAacaaaatagattaaaaacaaaaatggaaaaacacaGAGATTATGCACAAGATCCTTTAACTCTGTGAGAATCTAACCAGGTAGATGATGTATGGTCTTCAAGTTTGTAAGGGAACTCATCCATGTATGCTGAACAAAAAGAAGGTCTCCCTTTAACAATAGACAAAAGCAGATCTCTGTGATAGGCAACCTCTGTTGCTTTGAGCTTCTTCATGAGACCCAAAAGTCGCTTTGGATTACCCCTTAATGGATATGGGTGTCTCTTCAAATCTGGCATCAGTCCGTTACAAGGGTCGGTACAAACCATAACCAGAACCCTGTGTGCCAACTCTGAAGCAGGGCCACCATCCTCCCTTCCAGAAATGCTGACCAACTGTTCTAGAGTAACACTCCCAAATAGCACACTCCGAAGACCTGGAGGCACCAATGATTCTGGAATAAGAACCCTGTCCTTCAATGTAGACAGAACATAAACAACTATTTCAACATCATCACTCCCAAGCCCACGAAGAACACCTGAATACATTTCCTTCTGCTGTAGGATCCACCTCAATAATCCTGGCTTACCCACTTCCAAAAATGACATTGCAAACCCAATAAATGATTTTCTTGTCGAatgcttccttttcttttcaacttgCTTCAGTTTATACTCCGCAAGCTTTGGAAAGACtgggaatttgaaattaaaactCTTTGCAACCTCAGAAGCCAAACTCGAGCTACGTCTAACTATTGAAGCCATCAGCAGAAGAGCAGCCTTCTGGCGCTTCCCTTCTTTACTGTTCAGTTCCTTATAAATATCTTCCAACTTTTCTTCAACAATCGAGCGAGCAAACTTATCAATAATCCTACTAATAGCAATCCTCCTGGTGTCATTTGGCCTATAGATTCCATCAGGATGACTCAACATAGCGGAAATTAATGACAAGATATATGACATTCCAGGTTTCCCCTGCCAACGCTTCCAAGCATCTTGAAGCTCTGAGAACTTGGAGCTTGTCTGTACATACTGATGGAGCAGTTCACCCCCTGTATTACGCCTAAGTAACTTGATGAACTCCTTTGAAGCATCGGAATACAACTTAACttcaatcaaattaatattatgcAATAGCTCTCTGAGTTTAGCTTCATGAGATGCTTTGACTACAAATTTCAGATTTTCTTGTTCCTCAGCCTCGCTATCCAGGTCATTCACATCAACTGCaattaaacaaataacaaaatgaattttacgTGTCCATtgatttcaaattataaaactcacatttttttttcatataatttattcatcaaaaatAACAAGACAGACACGGGACTAAAGACATATCCATACTCTGGGCTAAACATGCCAAATTATTGCTATACGAGCCTAATACCACCATTTGGCTTAACTGAATCGTGGAACccagaaaatatatatataattcagaatttaatttttttttattttcttttcgtTAGTTTTCTCAGCAGCAAACGGGGTATGAAGAAATCTTTTCCCCCCTACACAATTTTTTCATAGCCTACTTCTGATCACACAACAAAGccaagaaaaaattaaaaatactcgTTAAAAAGTCGTGTCTTTCAACTTCAATATCCATTCCAAGCAATAAAGTCGTGTCTTTCAACTTTGATGTTCATTCCAAGCAATTATATAGAGATGTTGCCGGGGAAACAATTGGCAcataaaaccaaaaacaaaaaacagaagaCAAAAGATCAACTTTTTGTCTCTGTTGTTTGTAACTCAAACCCAGCCCAACAATCGTTtaattccttttctttccaTTAGGTTCTATTTTCTGGGGAGCCAAACGGGACATTACAAATTAGAAACCGTAGCCCACCTTCATCATCGTCGCTGTTCTCTTCTCTTTGAATATCTTCGCCGTAAATTGCTTCTTCCTCCTCCATTGTGACTATTTTTTTGAGGCTCAGAGTTGGGCACTTCCTTGGCGAAGAGCATATGCAGCTGGGTACTGGCGGGTGGTGTatgggttttagggttttagggtttaaggagaGAGGTTGGAGACAAAGCTTTTAGAAGCACCTGTTTGGTTCCAGGGGCATGATGTTCCCAACGTGGATTGGGTATTTCAGTTCCGTGTAttccaaatttctaattaattgaTAATCCCATTTACCaaacatatattaaataaataaattgttaaaatgGAAcgtattaaatttattctatctacatctttttttttcttatgaaaatataattctattttatttttatcattttatggCCTCTAGCATATTgtcattatttttatgttaactCGACATTcttaaagttaaattattattagatCAATAATGTGATAGTTGATTGCATCCccgaaaatattaagaaatccACTAATAATCATGGAATTGTCGTaaatgcccaaaaaaaaaaagtttctaactAGCATAAAATTTGTGAGATAAGTAGCATTTAACCAagtaaattttgtatttaatcttttataattaGTGAATGTACGTAATGGTCACTAAATCTCGTAGTTTTTACACTTGTCAATTATGTGTTGTACACATAACTATTTGAAGAtctcttaattaaaaaataaacaaaggataagttttttacttttgggcaaaaaaaatgaaggattgTAGTTTTGTAAAACAACGTCTAAACTTTCATAAATTACTTAGATATTTAGGTTATGTTCGATTTTgcgaaaattttgaaagaaaatgtaagggaaataaaattaaaaaataaaaaataggtttaaactcaataaattagttttacatattttttaatactcaatttactttttttttttgtattatataaatattaaataattttaaaatatataaagtttttgacaaatttaaattataattttttttttcatgttaaaaccaaatatgagaaaaccatttttttttccttttgtagtattttccaaaagcaaacataacttttataaatctttaaactcttcatttgtttaattttttaatatgtttttcattacaaccaaacaatataaattaaatatgatttttttttttttactgtgaAAGTTTTT
This window contains:
- the LOC117908973 gene encoding uncharacterized protein LOC117908973 isoform X3; this translates as MSSLTNLKTIHHLPDLVSSVGIGLPFNFINSESLDLPSFDSSDVQSIMKCICCRPFSRLVVNKGLLHPNVFVKHGTLRLLLEELKFLDSFVSAINHTSCSSNRMMHRLAPLKQEIENEVRMLLPDPQVLLTLLSSLSSQSRIQELGLKRKGNSENFNVHRRNDRKKLKTDVLNEDTDIIVSGISSGLDIAFHGGEKALDTFTADDMDSGKDNVKIIAKIWGLQPSSMAGIALRDVETCFHSKLLDALKIYARIMPTVLEGSFDFFINLLGNSSALSIDVQQSVLSLLIEYIGRSPKSEIPIRVPALMYKHLQPFIDLLIFSSTRDIREQAFYLALAAMFSTGVFDSNISELGAWFLFLPGYGRASKSSVDTQGVEVFQSLSTAVISFFCDAVSTIGNNSFKYWDLMRLHISHLKGIKDVSPHFSPLIICVLEKCQRVLKSGSGTFTLAEKSIISLYVSNTLTYLLQTQVDPGLLSSLLDLVLSERLEDQCLDSMEWRPLKNLLLFSQDISHQRHYCIFSIDEKARHTDSSFNDTLAEVQRIVRSGHDSGLTGIAKMFSSSIVGTTPDDILKNFPSVITVSQDLQGVPFALLSSISFHDRSLLARASKLWPDIFFSGLQRVGLMIHSKGKGDDNCRIPSHSLFAEEIFPKTDFGLSESASVAFSLFLQQAPFHVLFPAIMNIDGPYLLEPSKVQQLLLAKLSEQTTDYLILSLRHVLFWIHQIRSYYRIRPLGELEHLFEVCFILVKRMLDELLVLRPDSDCSTTIGVPFSTVQEVAEIIFCHPAVMVSLSCPLSCHEESTKGTIGDSLETFLRSSKHSVHKMDHHVLNLLISTSDYLVALCDGQNPISKVDDSAKKQLVKVFKALLQRLLLELRSRFDVCIRTKNFVPFLQAFYASHILSHFISPFKLFELAYWMFSRVDLNDLTTGEFDNMSALSVVFCIASGAFDMLSSYFQHPITKKVQFDLFWEMEEKSFDIIVFEKIYMKALEFATCFKLEFADVCLLKAVKVMYRQKFEQHQSFLLPLSLVSSRVIVSTPVKIISHCINRPSMIRAKLLFLLIEVSPLHSSVFGHLFSGLLNKGLPHKDNVVETPSDEGFMMLLPAALSYLKSTSLKFGKQYYTCFKGIPSLYSRILLDGFLDWKGFVSRSIFQIEDGEFLPSSTEDLSNLVNSSLLGKSIHMLWFYFAFSGHSMKKKKRFKLFDVIFPCSGQDGMLDCDVSEIDSYSLNQSLNFVNRVVAKISLCRMLLFPGDCQVKSLSKESDGPVEDTPLEMGLNREDSSRIRLINILVNTWQKIVERFSCVSDNSGKVTDTDCLPLFKFLEVFILRNVLELAREMHNSLIQLHSLPFLEKLTRLSLLHRFEDATTLKKLRSVLTSLSEGKFSHVLLLQLLLAHSQFAPTIQSVSKSPGCSQVGVFSKPMSSILRSLTFTCTDQGTIDGNNNFERSDLCVKQLEVIKLLRLLLCFKGHWDGSDLEKNIDINARELISLLLSSYGAMLNEVDLEIYSLMHEIESNDRLKSGSIADMDYLWGSSALRIRKERVQELEISANNILDAEAVEERQRSQFRENLPIDPKLCVNTVLYFPYNRTASDGPISLNKVHPDNVKDMIQGYPPHVENVPRYDPVFILHFSIHSLSMRYIEPVEFSALGLLAVAFVSLSSPDDMIRKLGYETLGRFKNALEMCQKRKDVMQLRLLLTYMQNGIVEPWQRIPSVTAIFAAEASFILLDPSHEHYSTISKLLMRSTGVNMKCIPLFNNFIWSSSINFKSERLWLLRLSYAGLNLEDDAQIYIRNSILETILSFYASPFSDNESKELILQIVKKSVKLHKMARYLVEHCGLISWLSSALSFFSERLSGDQRSFWLKQLTIVTEVINNVISSRNIIGWLQKDALEQLSEVALHLYKLLIGAVQLMKDNVTLVNSILQILISTLKFSQKRKIYQPRFTISIEGLFKIYQAVVDVSSVPRSSPASEFGLKVILMSSPPLNIFQMKQEELSEFVGWAISTALQPECTGTLQLAESYLHFRVFSEEEPSQDSLLSKLLRWLTASVILGMLSWKSTDLDINILERSNSKTLLSLLEHVKKGSGENGRNAFHCEEILAASIFYLQQLLGLNSRVLPSVVSALCLLLLSDASNSAGSEFMLGHESHVASLCSRIHCPVEANPAWRWSFYQPWKDLTSEPTDLEKMDELHACQSLLVVISNFLGKKSLDAPFLSHQDVENSGVYKWERSIIETESHSRQNPSV